The window ATCTTTGAATGCATTCTCTTCCATCGCTTTTTTTGCGCGTCGCTGGCTTTCCAAAGCGAACGCATCTTGCTCTTCGCGTGTGATATTGAAACGTTCCGCTACATTTTCAGCCGTTTTCGGCATCGTGTCGGAGCCGTACATCGCTTCTAGCTTTTTGTTTGTGAAACGCCAGCCGATAGTCGTGTCAAACATTTTCATATCGCCACGTGGGTAATCCACTTCTGGTTTTCCCATGACGAATGGAGCGCGCGTCATGCTTTCTGTTCCACCCGCGATATAGATGTCCCCTTCATTTGCCATGATTGCTCTTGCAGCGTACATGACTGCATCAAGGCCCGAACCGCATAGACGGTTCACTGTCGTGCCGCCGACTTCGATTGGAAGCCCCGCGAGCAATGCAGACATTCTCGCGACGTTCCGGTTATCTTCTCCTGCCTGATTGGCGTTTCCGAAGACGACTTCTTCAATTTGCTCAGGCGGTAATTTCGGATTTCGTTCCAATAAAGCTTTAATGACGACTGCGCCCAAATCATCGGGCCTTACCGACTTCAATGCACCTTTATATCGGCCGAACGGCGTGCGGACGGCATCAACGATTACGACTTCCTTCATTTGTCACCCTTCTCCTTCTGTGTATAGTCATAGACCCCTTTGCCGCTTTTCCGGCCCAGGCGTCCCGCTTTGACATATTGTTCGAGCAACGGCGCCGGACGATATTTTTCGCCCAGTTTTTCATGCATGTATCTCAGATTGTTCAGACGGGCATCGAGGCCGACCAAGTCGACGAGCTCGAAAGGTCCCATCGGGTAATTCAAACCTAATTTGATTGCCTTATCGATTTCTTCCGGAGTTCCGAGTCCTTCCTGCAGCATATAGAATGCTTCGTTTCCAACTAGAGCGCTGATCCGGC is drawn from Sporosarcina sp. FSL W7-1349 and contains these coding sequences:
- a CDS encoding thiolase family protein, yielding MKEVVIVDAVRTPFGRYKGALKSVRPDDLGAVVIKALLERNPKLPPEQIEEVVFGNANQAGEDNRNVARMSALLAGLPIEVGGTTVNRLCGSGLDAVMYAARAIMANEGDIYIAGGTESMTRAPFVMGKPEVDYPRGDMKMFDTTIGWRFTNKKLEAMYGSDTMPKTAENVAERFNITREEQDAFALESQRRAKKAMEENAFKDEIVPVVYKDRKGNEIVVDTDEHPRPETTPEALGKLRPIFEGGTVTAGNASGVNDGAAALLVMSAEKAKELGLKPLAKYVVGATAGLEPAVMGLGPIYASQKAMQRAGLTVDDIGLVELNEAFASQSLECIRQLELDTEKVNVNGGAIAFGHPLGASGARILTTLIYEMNKRDTQYGLATMCIGVGQGIATIVEKA